The following are encoded together in the Candidatus Binatia bacterium genome:
- a CDS encoding protein-glutamate O-methyltransferase has translation MYSNAASSTAEILPSPPGLFSISQREFAAFRELILKEAGISLSDAKRALVCSRLSRRLRHFGFKSFTQYYNYLMSSDANGEELLQMINCITTNKTDFFRESHHFDFLREFFFPQVRERALWGHAKRLRIWSAGCSSGEEPYTLGIVAREFFSCLPGWDVKILASDIDTEMLSIGEQGVYPAERLEGVPVELRKRHFLRGRREWTGYFRVRNELRELVTFRRINFADDPWPIKTRFDVIFCRNVIIYFNRETQRKFFERLARYLHPYGCLMVGHSESLQWLSDLFVPLSGTIYRLKDARRDR, from the coding sequence ATGTATTCAAACGCGGCTTCTTCTACGGCTGAAATCCTTCCTTCCCCCCCCGGCCTTTTCTCCATCAGTCAGAGAGAGTTCGCCGCTTTTCGCGAGTTGATCCTCAAGGAGGCGGGCATCTCGCTCTCCGACGCCAAGCGCGCGCTGGTCTGCTCGCGCCTGTCCAGGCGGCTGCGCCACTTCGGGTTCAAGAGCTTCACTCAATACTACAATTATCTGATGAGCTCGGATGCCAATGGAGAAGAGCTCCTGCAGATGATCAACTGCATCACGACCAACAAGACCGATTTTTTCCGCGAGAGCCATCACTTCGATTTTTTGCGTGAATTTTTTTTCCCTCAGGTCCGGGAGCGGGCGCTCTGGGGTCACGCCAAGCGCTTAAGGATCTGGAGCGCCGGCTGCTCCAGCGGGGAGGAGCCCTACACTCTCGGCATCGTCGCCCGGGAATTTTTCAGCTGCCTTCCCGGATGGGACGTGAAGATCCTGGCGTCGGATATCGACACCGAGATGCTCAGCATCGGCGAGCAGGGCGTCTATCCGGCGGAGCGGCTGGAAGGCGTGCCGGTCGAGCTCAGGAAGCGCCACTTCCTCCGCGGCCGGCGGGAGTGGACGGGGTATTTTCGCGTGCGCAACGAGCTCCGGGAGCTGGTCACCTTCCGGCGCATCAACTTCGCGGACGACCCCTGGCCGATCAAGACCCGCTTCGACGTCATCTTCTGCCGCAACGTCATCATATATTTCAACCGCGAAACGCAGCGGAAGTTTTTCGAGCGCTTGGCCAGGTATCTGCACCCGTACGGCTGTCTCATGGTCGGCCACTCGGAAAGCCTGCAGTGGTTGAGCGACCTGTTCGTGCCGCTCTCCGGCACCATCTACCGCCTGAAGGATGCGAGGCGCGACCGGTGA
- a CDS encoding flagellar motor protein MotB has protein sequence MLRKGSRKAKGVEEKTIVVKKLRPKHEVAHTGAWKVAYADFVTSMMALFIVLWIVSSGDPELKAGVARYFRDPAVFDSSRGFVPIQQQEEEFISLEGNDAFKDLQEALQQDLKRLKEYAAIEGQISVRLTSEGLVIELVDTDSQAFFDLSSAELKPVLRRVLQVIVNRVMDVPNKIAISGHTDARQYHKTPFYSNWELSAARALNARRAMEEMHFPAARVERVVGHADRFLISPDNPLDPANRRINILVLREPKRETVKSEQSSPFNTAQASVD, from the coding sequence ATGCTGCGTAAAGGAAGCCGCAAAGCCAAAGGCGTCGAAGAAAAAACCATCGTCGTCAAGAAGTTAAGGCCGAAGCACGAAGTGGCGCATACCGGCGCCTGGAAGGTCGCCTATGCCGATTTCGTCACCTCGATGATGGCGCTCTTCATCGTGCTGTGGATCGTTTCGTCGGGCGATCCCGAGCTCAAAGCCGGCGTCGCGCGCTATTTTCGCGACCCCGCCGTTTTCGACAGCTCCCGGGGATTCGTCCCGATCCAACAGCAAGAGGAAGAATTTATTTCTCTAGAGGGCAACGACGCTTTTAAAGACTTGCAGGAAGCGCTGCAACAGGATCTCAAGCGCTTGAAGGAGTACGCCGCGATCGAAGGACAGATCTCGGTCCGCCTGACGTCGGAGGGATTGGTGATCGAGCTGGTCGATACCGACAGCCAGGCTTTTTTCGATCTCAGCAGCGCGGAGCTGAAGCCGGTTCTTCGCCGCGTGCTGCAGGTGATCGTGAATCGAGTGATGGATGTACCCAACAAAATCGCCATCAGCGGCCATACCGACGCGCGCCAGTACCACAAGACGCCTTTTTACTCGAACTGGGAGCTTTCCGCCGCCCGGGCGCTGAACGCCCGGCGTGCCATGGAAGAGATGCACTTTCCCGCGGCGCGGGTGGAACGGGTGGTCGGTCACGCGGACCGGTTTCTAATCTCGCCCGACAATCCCCTTGACCCGGCCAACCGGCGGATCAATATCTTGGTGTTGAGAGAGCCGAAAAGAGAGACAGTAAAGAGCGAGCAGTCTTCTCCCTTCAATACCGCTCAAGCCTCGGTTGACTAA
- the rpoZ gene encoding DNA-directed RNA polymerase subunit omega: MARITVEDCVGKGASRFELVVLAAKRARQLLKGAKPLVESDNRDIVIALREIAAGKVRWAVPKPLPVKS, from the coding sequence ATGGCTAGAATTACCGTTGAAGATTGCGTCGGAAAAGGCGCCAGTCGTTTTGAACTCGTAGTCCTCGCGGCAAAACGAGCGCGGCAGCTCCTAAAGGGAGCCAAGCCTCTTGTAGAATCGGATAACCGAGATATCGTTATTGCGCTTCGCGAGATCGCCGCAGGCAAAGTGCGGTGGGCTGTTCCGAAGCCTTTACCCGTCAAGAGCTAG
- a CDS encoding substrate-binding domain-containing protein, protein MKTVTILTIFALFVGIGPVAAQEKVVVGGSGAMGDAVDLLAKVYKQKNTSEVLEVIPEPMSTTGGIEGTKAGRLTIGIITRSLHDDEKKSGLVYRPMTRIPVVVGVHKSIPVNNLSDSQVCDIFSGKIKSWKDVGGGDGKIVVLGRKKDDNSMEIFREKMACFNQLQLGPDTVLLVRGSEVLDSLNNRPGTVGVTVAGAVMMERPNIKAVAVAAVASALDAVKSGKYKYFNEVGFVTVGEPKGTAKRFVEFVNSSEGEKIFEKFGMAAVR, encoded by the coding sequence ATGAAGACAGTGACAATCCTTACGATATTTGCGCTCTTCGTGGGTATCGGCCCAGTTGCGGCGCAGGAAAAAGTGGTCGTCGGTGGCTCAGGGGCCATGGGAGACGCTGTCGACCTACTGGCAAAGGTCTACAAGCAGAAAAATACCTCCGAAGTGCTGGAGGTCATTCCCGAGCCCATGAGCACCACGGGCGGAATCGAGGGCACCAAAGCCGGCCGCCTGACGATCGGCATCATCACCCGTTCGCTTCACGATGACGAGAAGAAAAGCGGGTTGGTCTACCGGCCGATGACCCGAATACCGGTCGTGGTCGGTGTGCACAAGTCGATTCCGGTCAATAACCTGAGCGATTCTCAGGTGTGCGACATCTTCAGCGGGAAGATCAAGTCCTGGAAGGATGTCGGCGGAGGCGACGGTAAAATCGTGGTGCTCGGGCGGAAAAAAGACGACAACAGCATGGAGATCTTCCGCGAGAAGATGGCCTGTTTCAATCAGCTCCAACTGGGCCCGGACACCGTGCTGCTGGTGCGTGGAAGCGAAGTGCTCGATTCCCTCAACAACCGGCCCGGAACCGTGGGCGTCACCGTTGCCGGCGCCGTAATGATGGAGCGTCCGAACATTAAGGCGGTGGCGGTGGCGGCTGTCGCGTCCGCATTGGACGCCGTGAAGAGCGGTAAATACAAGTATTTTAACGAAGTCGGATTTGTAACCGTCGGAGAGCCCAAGGGAACGGCGAAACGGTTCGTGGAATTTGTGAACAGCTCGGAAGGAGAAAAGATTTTCGAGAAGTTCGGTATGGCCGCTGTTCGATAG
- a CDS encoding chemotaxis response regulator protein-glutamate methylesterase, whose product MTMEKTKVLIVDDSALIRQVLTGLISHDPGLEVVGVAADPYAAWDKIKALRPDVLTLDVEMPRMDGLAFLERLMRARPMPVLMVSSLTEKGCENTLRALELGAVDFVTKPKIDIKNGTVGLADEIIAKLKIAARAKVRPRQKLGANELARLNALRSEAPAKGTQKVVAIGASTGGTEALREVLTALPADAPGLVIVQHMPEHFTRAFAQRLDKLCQIRVQEARDGDRILPGHALIAPGNYHMGVNRNGAHYNVEIFMGEPVNRHRPSVDVLFQSCARHLGRNAIGVIMTGMGDDGARGLLAMRQAGARTLAQDEASSVVFGMPNAAIEIGAVGDVVGLTLIADRVAHIVAES is encoded by the coding sequence ATGACGATGGAAAAAACCAAAGTATTGATCGTCGACGACTCGGCGCTCATCCGCCAGGTGCTGACCGGCCTGATCTCCCACGATCCGGGACTCGAGGTGGTGGGCGTCGCCGCGGACCCTTACGCGGCGTGGGACAAGATCAAAGCGCTCCGTCCCGATGTCCTGACGCTCGACGTCGAGATGCCGCGCATGGACGGACTCGCGTTTCTCGAGCGGCTCATGCGCGCCCGTCCGATGCCGGTGTTGATGGTCTCTTCGCTCACCGAGAAGGGCTGCGAGAACACGCTCCGCGCCCTCGAGCTCGGCGCGGTCGATTTCGTCACCAAACCCAAGATCGACATCAAGAACGGCACGGTCGGGCTGGCCGACGAAATCATCGCCAAGTTGAAGATCGCGGCGCGCGCCAAGGTCCGCCCGCGCCAGAAGCTCGGGGCCAACGAGCTGGCGCGTTTGAACGCGCTCCGGAGCGAGGCGCCGGCGAAGGGCACCCAGAAAGTCGTGGCCATCGGCGCGTCCACGGGAGGAACCGAGGCGCTCCGCGAAGTCCTCACGGCGCTGCCGGCGGACGCCCCGGGGCTGGTCATCGTCCAGCACATGCCGGAGCACTTCACCCGCGCCTTCGCCCAGCGTCTCGACAAGCTCTGCCAGATCCGCGTGCAGGAGGCGCGCGACGGCGACCGCATTCTTCCGGGCCACGCGCTCATCGCGCCGGGAAACTACCACATGGGCGTCAACCGCAACGGCGCCCATTATAACGTCGAGATATTCATGGGCGAGCCGGTCAACCGTCACCGTCCGTCCGTCGACGTGCTCTTTCAATCGTGCGCGCGGCATTTGGGCCGCAATGCCATCGGAGTAATCATGACGGGAATGGGCGACGACGGCGCGCGCGGCCTGCTGGCGATGCGCCAGGCGGGCGCCCGAACCCTGGCGCAAGACGAAGCGAGCAGCGTAGTCTTCGGCATGCCCAATGCGGCGATCGAGATCGGCGCCGTCGGCGACGTGGTCGGGTTGACCCTGATCGCGGACAGAGTGGCGCATATCGTCGCGGAAAGTTAG
- the fliM gene encoding flagellar motor switch protein FliM, whose product MKQVLSQDEVDSLLRGIAEETIEVGTGVEEEPESAKASGGLADLKPYNFTRTEISARGRLPGLEIIFNKFTRRVHNIFASELGKSVDAGFEDMDVVLYENLIKRFPLPSSIHVVRLEPLRGLGLFVIEARLAYAMVDVFFGGTGQRVAKVEGRDFTPIETNFLGKFVGKMLRGMEEAWQPVVHLTGHYMRSEMNPYLLGASGMGDVMVVANYRIDMAQVTGSIFFCFPLSSIEELREQLKSPHVADEGEGGMVGRLQLPLAVAEVDVQAVVGVIDMKLKDILRMCPGDMIQLNRQGLEQIELWVEGRPKFLGSGAQKEGNKVFMVSERIAPQ is encoded by the coding sequence ATGAAGCAGGTTCTATCCCAAGACGAAGTCGATTCCCTTTTGCGGGGCATCGCCGAAGAAACGATCGAGGTCGGCACGGGAGTCGAGGAAGAGCCGGAGTCGGCTAAAGCCTCGGGCGGTCTCGCGGACTTAAAGCCGTATAATTTCACCCGGACCGAGATCTCGGCGCGCGGCCGTTTGCCGGGCCTGGAGATCATCTTCAATAAATTCACCCGGCGCGTGCACAACATCTTCGCCTCGGAGCTGGGCAAATCCGTGGACGCCGGCTTCGAAGACATGGACGTCGTTCTTTACGAGAACCTGATCAAGCGCTTTCCTCTGCCCAGCAGCATTCACGTCGTGCGTCTCGAGCCGCTGCGCGGACTCGGGCTCTTCGTCATCGAAGCGCGTCTCGCTTACGCCATGGTGGACGTTTTTTTCGGCGGCACGGGGCAGCGCGTGGCGAAAGTCGAGGGACGCGACTTCACTCCGATCGAGACCAACTTTCTCGGCAAGTTCGTCGGCAAGATGCTGCGCGGCATGGAAGAGGCCTGGCAGCCGGTCGTGCATCTCACCGGCCACTACATGCGCTCGGAAATGAACCCGTATCTATTGGGCGCCTCGGGCATGGGCGACGTGATGGTGGTGGCCAACTACCGGATCGACATGGCCCAAGTGACCGGCAGCATTTTTTTCTGTTTTCCGCTCTCGTCGATCGAAGAGCTGCGCGAGCAGCTCAAGTCGCCGCACGTGGCCGACGAGGGCGAGGGCGGCATGGTCGGCCGTCTGCAACTGCCTCTCGCCGTCGCCGAAGTGGACGTTCAGGCCGTCGTCGGCGTGATCGACATGAAACTCAAAGATATTTTGCGCATGTGTCCGGGCGACATGATTCAGTTGAACCGGCAGGGACTCGAGCAGATCGAGCTGTGGGTGGAGGGGCGGCCGAAATTTCTCGGCAGCGGAGCGCAAAAAGAGGGCAACAAAGTTTTCATGGTTTCCGAGCGGATCGCGCCGCAATAG
- a CDS encoding chemotaxis protein CheD, producing the protein MDHAAGVKEVSIHIGGVFASREPAVVRTVLGSCVSACLFDPLTNVGGMNHFMLPDGEQDGDQPTRYGINAMEVLINEIMKLGGERRRLRAKVFGAGHVLNIESVGMAVPKRNALFIKEFLATEKIPILSQRLGGVNPLQVHFFTHVGKALIRILGGKDEEIAGAEARYRVEAVKQVIRRSEENVTLF; encoded by the coding sequence ATGGATCATGCCGCAGGCGTCAAAGAGGTGAGCATCCACATCGGCGGGGTATTTGCCAGCCGCGAGCCCGCGGTCGTGCGCACGGTGCTCGGCTCGTGCGTTTCCGCGTGCCTTTTCGATCCGCTGACGAACGTCGGCGGCATGAATCATTTCATGCTGCCGGACGGAGAACAGGACGGCGATCAGCCGACGCGCTACGGGATCAACGCCATGGAAGTGCTGATCAACGAGATCATGAAATTGGGCGGCGAGCGGCGCCGGCTGCGCGCCAAGGTATTCGGCGCCGGACATGTGCTCAACATCGAGAGCGTGGGCATGGCCGTGCCCAAGCGCAACGCCCTGTTCATCAAGGAATTTCTCGCGACGGAAAAAATCCCGATCTTGAGCCAGCGTCTCGGCGGCGTCAACCCGCTGCAGGTGCACTTTTTTACCCACGTCGGCAAGGCGCTCATCCGGATTCTGGGAGGAAAGGACGAAGAGATCGCCGGCGCGGAAGCGCGCTATCGCGTGGAAGCCGTCAAGCAGGTGATCCGCCGGTCCGAAGAGAACGTCACGCTGTTCTGA
- the fliN gene encoding flagellar motor switch protein FliN, translating into MDQQTKENGGSQQVDLSFLLDVPLQVTVELGRTRMTIESLLKLTQGSVVELTQTVGEPLDIYVNNRLMARGEAVIMKDKFAMRIIDVISPERRIENLR; encoded by the coding sequence ATGGACCAGCAGACTAAAGAAAACGGCGGCAGCCAGCAAGTCGATCTCTCGTTTTTGCTCGACGTCCCGTTGCAGGTGACCGTGGAACTCGGCCGCACCCGCATGACCATCGAAAGCCTTCTCAAGCTGACTCAAGGCTCGGTGGTGGAGCTGACCCAGACCGTGGGCGAGCCGCTCGATATTTACGTCAATAACCGGCTGATGGCACGAGGCGAGGCGGTGATCATGAAAGACAAGTTCGCCATGCGCATCATCGACGTCATCAGCCCGGAGCGGCGGATTGAAAATCTACGCTGA